A window of the Brassica napus cultivar Da-Ae chromosome C5, Da-Ae, whole genome shotgun sequence genome harbors these coding sequences:
- the LOC106425151 gene encoding transmembrane protein 53-like, whose translation MSYLSGSIQRPLVAAAAVIAASVSADVSDKFSSLRSLVRGSEPEPIAASVSGSVQDEKSLWVSHISASKLADLSFMSRIRLIVPNVNHLAPNPSCNLAPSVTSLPALRSAYQSAELAKASKPAAFTTGASLVVPDVSYKWHLPETGAVDLSGSSRCALEKNRTVVVLLGWLGSKQKHMKKYAEWYTSRGYHVITFTLPMNEIMSYQVGGKAEKNIESLVNHLADWLDEEQHKNLVFHTFSNTGWLTYGAILEKFQKQDSSLMGRVKGCIVDSAPVAAADPTVWASGFSAAFLKKNSVATKGSGSSSFESNMGARINFSEPKPAATETALLMILEKFFAVILNLPKVNRRLANVLETLSSSQPRCPQLYIYSSADRVIPAGQVESFIVEQRKAGHEVRACNFISSPHVDHFRSNPQLYTAELNHFMDNFVLACCNHSS comes from the exons ATGAGTTATTTGTCTGGGAGTATCCAACGGCCACTTGTTGCTGCTGCAGCTGTTATCGCCGCTTCTGTCTCTGCAGATGTCTCTGACAAGTTCTCCTCTCTTAGATCACTTGTTCGAGGTTCTGAACCAGAGCCTATTGCTGCTTCAGTGTCTGGTTCGGTTCAGGACGAAAAGTCATTATGGGTTTCTCATATCTCAGCCTCCAAGCTCGCTGATTTATCTTTCATGTCCAGGATTCGTCTCATTGTACCAAACGTTAATCACCTAGCTCCTAACCCCAGCTGTAATCTCGCTCCTTCTGTTACTTCGTTGCCCGCTCTTCGTAGCGCTTATCAGTCTGCGGAGTTGGCTAAGGCATCAAAACCAGCAGCATTCACAACTGGGGCCTCTCTTGTTGTTCCTGATGTTTCGTACAAATGGCATTTGCCCGAGACTGGTGCAGTTGATCTCTCTGGCTCCTCGAGATGTGCGTTGGAGAAGAATAGGACCGTCGTGGTTTTGCTGGGATGGCTTGGATCGAAGCAGAAGCATATGAAGAAATATGCAGAATGGTATACTTCAAGGGGTTACCATGTGATCACGTTTACTCTCCCCATGAATGAGATTATGAGCTACCAAGTTGGAGGAAAAGCAGAGAAGAACATCGAGTCGCTGGTTAATCATTTGGCTGATTGGTTGGATGAAGAGCAACATAAGAATCTCGTCTTTCATACCTTCAGCAACACCGGATGGTTAACATATGGAGCCATTTTGGAAAAGTTTCAGAAGCAAGATTCTTCATTGATGGGAAGGGTTAAAGGTTGCATAGTGGACTCAGCTCCTGTTGCTGCTGCTGATCCTACT GTATGGGCATCAGGTTTCTCCGCCGCATTCTTGAAGAAAAACAGTGTAGCCACTAAAGGATCCGGAAGCTCGTCATTTGAGTCAAACATGGGAGCACGTATAAACTTCTCCGAGCCTAAACCCGCTGCAACAGAAACAGCTTTGCTTATGATTCTGGAGAAGTTCTTCGCGGTGATTCTTAATCTTCCCAAAGTAAACAG GAGACTAGCTAATGTTCTAGAGACTTTATCATCATCACAACCAAGATGTCCACAGTTGTACATTTACAGCTCTGCGGATAGAGTTATACCCGCGGGGCAAGTTGAGTCATTCATTGTAGAACAGAGGAAAGCAGGACACGAGGTCCGTGCCTGCAACTTCATATCTTCACCTCATGTAGACCATTTCAGGAGTAACCCACAGCTTTATACAGCTGAGCTCAACCATTTCATGGACAACTTTGTCCTTGCCTGTTGCAACCATTCTTCATAG